The following proteins are co-located in the Aquarana catesbeiana isolate 2022-GZ linkage group LG02, ASM4218655v1, whole genome shotgun sequence genome:
- the GJA5 gene encoding gap junction alpha-5 protein: MGDWTFLGEFLEEVQKHSTVVGKVWLTILFIFRMLVLGTAAESSWGDEKSDFMCDTTQPGCENVCYDKAFPISHIRFWVLQIIFVSTPSLLYMGHAMHTIRVEEKKKFREEEMKSKQDNKDSSYHQQEYPTDNVELPYKDEITGKIRLRGSLLNTYVCSILIRTVMEVAFIVGQYMLYGIFLETLYICKRKPCPHPVNCYVSRPTEKNVFIVFMLAVATLSLLLSLVELYYLAWKALQRKLTSPPPSGQNALRVATIEPEHRSQSCTPPPDFNQCLNAGKGKFGAPFNNTLASQQNTANFATERVQTEDDIGQGQFIHINYSQNTPVTNHSAPHHMPNGYCQGGRRLSKTSRTSSKARSDDLAV; encoded by the coding sequence ATGGGTGACTGGACCTTCCTGGGGGAATTCTTAGAGGAAGTACAGAAGCATTCCACGGTGGTGGGGAAAGTATGGCTGACCATCCTGTTCATCTTCCGAATGTTGGTCCTTGGCACCGCTGCGGAGTCCTCCTGGGGAGATGAAAAATCGGACTTCATGTGTGACACCACCCAACCCGGTTGTGAAAACGTTTGCTACGACAAAGCGTTCCCCATCTCCCACATCAGATTTTGGGTCCTACAGATCATTTTTGTGTCCACTCCGTCCCTACTTTATATGGGGCATGCCATGCACACAATCagggtggaggaaaaaaaaaagtttagggagGAGGAAATGAAATCCAAACAGGACAACAAAGACTCGAGCTACCACCAGCAAGAGTACCCAACAGATAACGTAGAACTTCCCTATAAGGATGAGATCACCGGAAAAATCAGGCTTCGGGGAAGCTTGTTAAACACGTACGTGTGTAGCATTCTCATCCGCACCGTGATGGAGGTAGCTTTTATCGTTGGACAATACATGCTGTATGGAATCTTTTTGGAGACCCTCTATATATGCAAGAGGAAACCCTGTCCACATCCTGTGAACTGCTACGTATCCAGGCCAACTGAGAAGAACGTATTCATCGTTTTCATGTTGGCGGTGGCCACACTCTCACTTCTGCTGAGCCTAGTTGAGCTCTACTATCTGGCATGGAAGGCTCTTCAGCGAAAATTAACTAGCCCACCGCCAAGTGGCCAAAATGCCTTAAGGGTGGCCACCATAGAGCCGGAGCACCGCTCCCAGAGCTGTACACCTCCGCCAGATTTTAACCAATGTCTAAACGCCGGCAAAGGCAAGTTTGGCGCCCCCTTCAACAACACACTCGCATCTCAACAAAACACGGCCAACTTTGCCACCGAGAGGGTCCAAACTGAAGATGACATCGGACAAGGACAATTCATCCACATCAACTATTCGCAGAACACTCCGGTGACCAATCACTCTGCGCCACACCACATGCCTAACGGTTACTGTCAAGGCGGTCGGCGTTTGAGCAAGACAAGCCGCACCAGCAGCAAAGCCCGCTCAGATGATTTGGCAGTGTGA